A single region of the Marinobacter salinisoli genome encodes:
- a CDS encoding DNA-directed RNA polymerase subunit alpha — protein MQRSVHELLTPRTIDVKELSATRAKVTLEPLERGFGHTLGSALRRILLSSMPGCAITEAQIDGVLHEYSAIEGVQEDVIEILLNLKGVAVKLEGRDDVELTLNKKGPGVVTAGDIKLDHDVEIANPEHEICHLSENGEVNMRLRVARGRGYEPADQRGLDEDETRAIGRLQLDATFSPVRRVAYAVESARVEQRTDLDKLVIDLETNGTIDPEEAIRRAATILQQQLAVFVDFDHEKEPERVEEEEEIDPILLRPVDDLELTVRSANCLKAENIYYIGDLIQRTEVELLKTPNLGKKSLTEIKDVLASRGLSLGMRLDNWPPASLRGDDRVLGG, from the coding sequence ATGCAGCGTTCAGTACATGAGTTATTGACACCTCGTACGATTGACGTGAAGGAGTTGAGTGCCACGCGTGCCAAGGTGACGCTTGAGCCTCTGGAAAGAGGCTTCGGTCACACCCTCGGTAGCGCACTGCGCCGCATTCTCCTGTCCTCGATGCCGGGCTGCGCCATCACTGAAGCGCAGATCGACGGTGTCTTGCACGAGTACAGCGCCATTGAAGGTGTTCAGGAGGACGTCATCGAGATTCTTCTGAATCTCAAGGGCGTTGCCGTTAAGTTGGAAGGTCGGGACGACGTTGAGCTGACGCTCAACAAAAAGGGCCCGGGTGTTGTGACTGCCGGCGATATCAAGCTTGACCACGATGTCGAGATTGCCAACCCGGAGCATGAGATCTGTCACCTGAGTGAGAACGGTGAAGTGAACATGCGCCTGCGTGTTGCCCGCGGTCGCGGCTATGAGCCGGCTGATCAACGGGGTCTTGACGAGGACGAAACTCGCGCGATTGGACGCCTGCAGCTGGATGCGACATTCAGCCCGGTTCGTCGTGTGGCTTACGCCGTGGAAAGTGCACGGGTAGAGCAGCGCACCGACCTGGACAAGCTGGTAATTGACCTGGAGACCAATGGCACGATCGATCCGGAAGAAGCAATTCGCCGGGCCGCGACCATCCTCCAGCAGCAATTGGCGGTGTTTGTCGATTTCGATCATGAGAAAGAGCCTGAGCGAGTAGAGGAAGAGGAAGAGATCGATCCGATTCTGCTGCGCCCGGTGGATGATCTGGAATTGACAGTGCGTTCAGCTAACTGCTTGAAGGCGGAAAATATTTACTACATCGGCGATCTGATTCAGCGCACTGAAGTTGAGCTGCTGAAGACGCCTAACCTGGGTAAAAAGTCGCTGACCGAGATCAAGGACGTTCTGGCGTCCCGTGGTT
- the rpsD gene encoding 30S ribosomal protein S4 — protein MARYIGPKCKLSRREGTDLFLKSGVRALDSKCNIETKPGMHGAGRGRLSEYGVQLREKQKVRRIYGVLEKQFRNYYKEAARLKGATGENLLQLLEGRLDNVVYRMGFGSTRAESRQLVSHKAILVNDKVVNIASYQVKPGDVVSVREKAKNQLRVKGALELSASRAPVSWVEVDANKMSGVYKSVPERTELPSDINENLIVELYSK, from the coding sequence ATGGCTCGTTATATAGGCCCGAAGTGCAAGCTGTCTCGTCGTGAAGGGACAGATCTTTTTCTGAAGAGCGGTGTTCGCGCACTCGACTCCAAGTGCAACATTGAGACAAAGCCAGGCATGCACGGTGCAGGCCGCGGCCGTCTGTCCGAGTACGGCGTACAGCTTCGCGAAAAGCAGAAAGTTCGTCGCATCTACGGCGTTCTTGAGAAGCAGTTCCGTAATTATTACAAAGAGGCGGCCCGTCTGAAGGGTGCAACCGGTGAGAACCTGCTGCAACTTCTGGAAGGTCGTCTCGACAACGTTGTATACCGCATGGGCTTTGGTTCTACCCGTGCAGAATCCCGTCAGCTCGTCTCTCACAAGGCGATTCTGGTAAACGACAAGGTTGTGAATATCGCTTCCTACCAGGTCAAGCCGGGTGACGTTGTGAGTGTGCGTGAGAAGGCCAAGAATCAGCTGCGTGTTAAAGGCGCGCTGGAACTGTCTGCTAGCCGCGCACCGGTGAGCTGGGTAGAGGTCGACGCCAACAAGATGTCCGGCGTTTACAAGTCAGTACCTGAGCGTACTGAGCTGCCGAGTGACATCAATGAGAACCTCATCGTCGAGCTTTACTCCAAGTAA